From the genome of Psychrilyobacter atlanticus DSM 19335, one region includes:
- a CDS encoding GNAT family N-acetyltransferase: MEIYLKKLELEEPIEIFNLLQETVKEEWGLLDSMTTEEFPKYLEDKYNEDLGINLKNGRVPQTNYWLYVDEIPCGLIVLRRRISEPLVKRGGHIGYYIKKDYRKKGYGQKMLGLCLDLLREEGMDKVLITCDIDNKGSQKIIEGNRGILENIIDGSKRYWITIN, translated from the coding sequence ATGGAGATCTATCTAAAAAAATTAGAATTAGAAGAACCGATTGAAATTTTTAATTTACTTCAAGAAACAGTTAAAGAAGAGTGGGGATTATTGGATTCTATGACTACTGAAGAATTCCCCAAATATTTAGAGGACAAATACAATGAAGATTTAGGAATTAATTTAAAAAATGGAAGAGTTCCACAAACAAATTATTGGCTTTATGTGGATGAAATTCCGTGTGGACTGATTGTTCTTAGAAGACGAATCAGTGAACCTCTAGTTAAGAGAGGAGGACACATTGGGTATTATATAAAAAAAGACTATAGAAAAAAAGGTTATGGGCAAAAAATGCTTGGATTGTGTTTAGACCTTTTGAGGGAAGAAGGGATGGATAAAGTCTTAATTACATGTGATATTGATAATAAAGGTTCTCAAAAGATTATAGAAGGGAATAGAGGAATTCTTGAAAATATAATAGATGGGAGCAAAAGATATTGGATAACTATTAATTAA
- a CDS encoding GNAT family N-acetyltransferase has product MKIKKPLKNNLPQLEEFFRIVISDTAKKEEITIPDFVDEEVTEKMKYCKNYFKEGSNISLLIALDGEKIIGTISSSYCNSDIKDVIKDLKKGAIKIGTVYIHPSYQKKGIGKILLNEMYKILRSKNIKEFYLDSGYKSAQIYWTKNFGKPFFKAKNYWGPKIDNLIWKVKL; this is encoded by the coding sequence ATGAAAATAAAAAAACCATTAAAAAATAACCTTCCTCAGCTAGAAGAATTTTTTAGAATAGTTATATCTGATACGGCTAAAAAAGAAGAAATAACTATTCCAGATTTTGTAGATGAAGAAGTAACAGAAAAAATGAAGTATTGTAAAAATTATTTTAAAGAAGGGAGTAATATATCTCTTTTGATTGCTCTAGATGGTGAAAAAATAATAGGGACTATATCATCCTCATATTGTAATTCAGATATAAAAGATGTGATTAAAGATCTTAAGAAAGGTGCTATAAAAATTGGAACCGTATATATTCATCCATCTTATCAAAAAAAAGGTATAGGGAAAATCCTTTTAAATGAAATGTACAAAATATTAAGATCTAAAAATATAAAAGAGTTTTATTTGGATTCTGGTTATAAAAGCGCTCAAATATATTGGACTAAAAATTTTGGAAAACCATTTTTTAAGGCTAAAAATTATTGGGGTCCTAAAATAGATAATCTAATTTGGAAAGTTAAATTATAA
- a CDS encoding ABC transporter ATP-binding protein, with product MYSLLKKSKLRWSQSLFFTVIEALSYMIIPLVQKNILDDIVNKDYSKINRLIFYMLALYFLHYVFQIIRSYYDASLSTTIKTEFQKDVYNKMLNSNLSNITKNKVGKLMTIMESDITTVSTFLSSTLKLFTYNIIIIVFLLITMFKLSMEITAIIVFLFLLIFYFNTFHSKKYKKYKVQILKNKEKFLELLNQSILSLKLIKSNNLKKYFSKKMITITEAEKEINVKSIVFSNLLGALTKYTLTGGRVVIFFIGILGIKSGKLTIGSLLALLSYYEFMYNPVLQFRKFLEDRVKTEESYKRIENIFIKDKNYFRSIETLEIFKSLEFKKIGFSYGTKVVYKDFSYKINHGDKIAIVGGNGRGKSTLINIITGIEKIGSGEIILNNSNFYDINIEDYRDKISILFQENNLFDFSIEENLRLGNEDIDLNDIIDICKKLNIHNLISSLPMGYQTRLSHLGSNFSGGEKRKMLLARTFLKNSDVYIFDELTSNLDEESQIRILDLVLDLFKDKTILFITHSKYEISKFSKILNLNNYSNLE from the coding sequence ATGTACTCACTATTAAAAAAATCAAAGCTGAGATGGAGCCAATCTTTATTTTTTACAGTCATTGAGGCTTTATCTTATATGATCATTCCATTAGTTCAAAAAAATATATTAGATGATATTGTAAATAAAGATTATTCTAAAATAAACAGGTTAATATTCTATATGTTAGCTCTATATTTTTTACACTATGTATTCCAAATAATAAGGTCTTATTACGATGCTTCACTTTCTACAACTATTAAAACAGAGTTTCAAAAAGATGTTTATAATAAAATGTTAAATTCTAACCTATCAAATATAACAAAAAATAAAGTGGGGAAACTGATGACAATTATGGAGAGTGACATCACCACAGTTTCTACATTTCTAAGTTCTACTTTAAAATTGTTCACTTATAATATAATAATAATAGTATTTTTATTAATAACAATGTTTAAACTCTCTATGGAAATAACTGCTATAATAGTTTTTTTATTTTTATTGATCTTTTACTTTAATACTTTTCATAGCAAAAAATATAAAAAATATAAAGTTCAAATTTTAAAAAATAAAGAAAAATTTTTAGAATTATTAAATCAATCGATATTATCATTAAAATTAATAAAATCTAATAACTTAAAAAAATATTTTTCAAAAAAAATGATAACTATAACGGAGGCAGAAAAAGAAATAAATGTTAAATCAATCGTGTTTTCAAATCTATTAGGAGCATTAACTAAATATACTTTAACAGGTGGAAGAGTAGTTATATTTTTTATAGGTATTTTAGGAATTAAATCTGGGAAATTAACAATCGGAAGTTTATTAGCCCTCCTCAGTTATTATGAATTTATGTATAACCCTGTATTGCAATTTCGAAAATTTTTAGAAGATAGAGTAAAAACAGAAGAATCCTATAAAAGAATAGAGAATATATTTATTAAAGATAAGAATTATTTTAGATCTATTGAAACCTTGGAGATCTTTAAATCTTTGGAATTCAAAAAAATTGGTTTTTCTTATGGAACTAAAGTTGTATATAAAGATTTTTCCTACAAAATAAATCATGGTGACAAGATAGCTATTGTAGGAGGAAATGGAAGAGGGAAAAGTACGTTAATAAATATTATTACAGGAATAGAAAAAATAGGCTCAGGAGAAATTATCTTAAACAACAGTAATTTTTATGACATAAATATAGAAGATTATAGAGATAAAATTTCAATACTTTTTCAGGAGAATAATTTATTTGATTTTAGTATAGAGGAAAATTTAAGATTAGGAAATGAAGATATAGATCTTAATGATATAATAGACATCTGTAAAAAATTAAATATTCATAATTTAATATCTTCCCTCCCTATGGGGTATCAGACTAGATTAAGCCATTTAGGTTCTAATTTTTCAGGGGGGGAAAAGAGGAAGATGCTTTTAGCTAGAACATTTTTAAAGAACTCTGATGTTTATATCTTTGATGAACTAACGAGTAATTTAGATGAAGAATCACAAATAAGGATACTAGATTTGGTATTAGATTTATTTAAAGATAAAACTATATTATTTATTACCCATAGTAAATATGAAATTTCAAAATTTAGTAAAATTCTTAACCTAAATAATTATTCTAATTTAGAATAA
- a CDS encoding YdcF family protein, which translates to MKNIKRKILITAVLSLSLMACTPAQNKSNKVSKDQIVQVVNFDNQRKIDELVQTGIYYYWNGGDLKKVEQEFFKGITLKGKYDVVENSFKEASNLDPYRLDLRFSIASTQVIQGKIAEALETYKGILNIEPNNFDANILFAAYSRINGDTLSYDNTLKFLSTIEPEKTAKYVASFERTENFLKTDIKTDAYKVKTPNHTIVTLGYALANDGTMRPTLIKRLDQTLAMAKLNPNSTIIVSGGVPKQGVTEGHLMKEWLVENGIDASRVFIDDKAKDTVGNAVYSTEIMKKLNTKNVTLISSASHIRRGLSVYKEVSVRENLDINFDNLVYLDYDSVEEAMKVSSKEYMVVYRDTLRGSGLWNYPGIQR; encoded by the coding sequence ATGAAGAATATCAAAAGAAAAATCTTAATTACCGCAGTTTTATCTTTATCTTTAATGGCATGTACTCCAGCTCAAAATAAATCAAATAAGGTATCAAAAGACCAAATAGTTCAAGTAGTCAATTTTGATAACCAAAGAAAAATAGACGAATTAGTTCAAACAGGTATTTATTATTACTGGAATGGAGGAGATCTAAAGAAGGTAGAACAAGAGTTCTTTAAAGGGATCACTCTTAAAGGAAAATATGATGTTGTTGAAAATTCTTTTAAAGAGGCAAGCAACTTAGATCCATATAGGTTAGACTTAAGATTCTCTATCGCCTCTACTCAAGTTATACAAGGGAAGATAGCTGAAGCTTTAGAAACATATAAAGGAATTTTAAACATTGAACCAAATAATTTTGATGCTAATATATTGTTTGCAGCATATTCTAGAATAAATGGAGATACTTTATCTTATGATAATACTTTAAAATTCTTGAGCACGATTGAACCTGAAAAGACTGCAAAATATGTAGCTAGTTTTGAAAGAACAGAGAACTTTTTAAAAACAGATATAAAAACAGACGCATACAAGGTAAAAACTCCTAATCACACAATAGTTACTTTAGGATATGCTCTGGCAAATGACGGTACTATGAGACCTACTCTGATAAAAAGATTAGACCAAACATTGGCTATGGCCAAATTAAATCCTAACTCAACTATAATTGTAAGTGGAGGAGTTCCTAAGCAGGGAGTTACTGAAGGACATTTAATGAAGGAATGGTTAGTTGAAAATGGAATAGATGCATCTAGAGTATTTATAGATGATAAAGCTAAAGATACAGTAGGAAATGCTGTATACTCTACTGAGATAATGAAAAAATTAAACACTAAAAATGTAACATTGATTTCTAGTGCTAGTCATATTAGAAGAGGATTATCAGTGTATAAAGAAGTTTCTGTTAGAGAAAACTTAGATATTAACTTTGATAACTTAGTATACCTAGACTATGATTCTGTAGAAGAAGCAATGAAAGTGTCATCTAAAGAATATATGGTAGTTTACAGAGACACATTAAGAGGTTCTGGATTATGGAACTATCCAGGAATACAAAGATAA
- a CDS encoding MATE family efflux transporter — MSTYNILEDDIYGLIKKIAIPASIGSLFTTLYNVVDTIFAGKVGTAGEGLAGVSITFPLFLLLLSISIGLGAGTTTLVGNAIGAKENKNAREITYNSFILATIMSILSVVILYPMLPGILRFLKVSEEVLPYSLSYIRVIYIGIFTFTISGVANSVLSAQGQTKPYRNILIIGFFLNIILDPLFLGKNPLYFIELALKKIFSTVTFGNMNTGIYFSESLDIFPNMGTAGIALATILIQLFQTIYIVIKLIESPLFHCQREKGEFKFDYNIIKELLKQGLPAMLNMITVTTGIFILNYFVSYIGGSNATAALGIGYRVEQIVMLPASGIYIAMMAIIAQNRGAEKYDRVYETFKKGFILSVGLLTLGSIIVFIIKLSLISLFTNNKNIIRLTIEYLNIEVFTIPAYAVLSSSINTLQAIKLPKVPMYATLVRQFFMPLTLYTLVTFVFQLPIRFIWICVFINAWSVSLFLMFYARRQVKKI; from the coding sequence ATGTCAACATACAATATATTAGAAGATGATATTTATGGTTTAATAAAGAAAATAGCTATCCCAGCATCTATAGGGTCGTTGTTTACAACACTTTATAATGTTGTAGACACTATTTTTGCAGGAAAAGTTGGAACTGCTGGAGAAGGTTTAGCAGGGGTATCTATAACTTTCCCACTTTTTTTATTGCTCTTATCTATTTCTATAGGGTTAGGAGCAGGGACAACTACTCTTGTAGGTAATGCAATAGGTGCTAAAGAGAATAAAAATGCAAGAGAGATAACATACAATTCATTTATATTAGCAACAATAATGTCAATTTTAAGTGTTGTTATTTTATATCCAATGCTTCCAGGAATTTTAAGATTTTTAAAAGTTTCAGAGGAAGTTTTACCTTATTCTCTTAGTTATATTAGAGTTATATATATAGGAATATTTACTTTTACTATCTCAGGTGTCGCTAATTCTGTTTTATCAGCTCAAGGACAAACAAAACCTTATAGAAATATCCTTATTATAGGTTTCTTCTTAAATATAATATTAGATCCATTATTCTTGGGGAAAAATCCTTTATATTTTATAGAATTAGCATTAAAAAAAATATTTTCAACAGTAACTTTTGGAAATATGAATACAGGAATATATTTTTCAGAAAGTTTGGATATATTCCCAAATATGGGAACTGCTGGAATAGCTCTTGCTACAATACTAATTCAATTATTTCAAACTATATATATAGTCATAAAATTAATAGAATCTCCATTATTCCATTGTCAAAGAGAAAAAGGAGAATTTAAATTTGATTATAACATTATAAAAGAACTTCTAAAACAAGGTCTACCTGCTATGCTTAATATGATAACTGTTACTACAGGTATATTTATATTAAATTATTTCGTTTCATATATAGGAGGAAGTAATGCCACAGCTGCTCTTGGAATAGGATATAGAGTAGAGCAAATAGTCATGTTACCTGCATCAGGAATATATATCGCTATGATGGCGATTATTGCACAAAATAGAGGTGCCGAAAAATATGACAGAGTCTATGAAACTTTTAAAAAAGGATTTATATTGAGTGTAGGGTTACTAACACTTGGTTCTATAATAGTTTTTATAATAAAATTAAGTTTAATATCGTTATTTACCAACAACAAGAATATTATTAGATTAACAATAGAATATCTAAATATAGAAGTATTTACTATTCCTGCATATGCAGTTTTATCTAGCAGTATCAATACATTACAAGCTATTAAGTTACCAAAAGTTCCAATGTATGCTACCTTAGTTAGACAATTTTTTATGCCTTTAACACTATATACTTTAGTAACTTTTGTTTTTCAATTACCTATAAGATTTATATGGATTTGTGTATTTATTAATGCATGGAGTGTAAGCTTATTCTTGATGTTTTATGCAAGACGACAAGTCAAAAAAATTTAA
- a CDS encoding SLATT domain-containing protein, giving the protein MKQGYYNNLKRNIYITRKCRINLSERLLKKNKCWNYINFIYSLCLIGLAILGLKKNIGTANYNLLMVFLSVSVTMISLYSNTQNYKERALSLKFHYIKLQSMYIELSHLNFNTHFQRIKKIENEYLEELKLSENHIPRDRYFSIKEDPQEIESLKRISWIKKIYYHIFFYEDYIWFILFILPILFFYQNYTPLT; this is encoded by the coding sequence GTGAAACAAGGATATTATAACAATTTAAAAAGAAATATATATATAACTAGAAAATGTAGGATAAACTTATCTGAACGATTACTGAAAAAAAATAAATGTTGGAACTATATCAATTTTATTTATTCCTTATGTTTAATAGGTTTAGCTATTTTAGGGTTAAAGAAAAACATAGGAACAGCTAATTATAATCTATTAATGGTTTTTTTATCTGTATCTGTAACTATGATTTCTTTATATTCCAACACTCAAAACTATAAAGAAAGAGCTCTCTCTTTAAAGTTTCATTATATTAAACTTCAAAGTATGTATATCGAACTCTCACACTTAAATTTTAATACTCATTTTCAAAGAATAAAAAAAATAGAAAATGAGTATTTAGAAGAATTAAAATTAAGCGAAAATCACATTCCTAGAGATAGATATTTTTCAATAAAAGAAGATCCTCAAGAAATTGAGTCATTAAAAAGGATTTCTTGGATAAAGAAAATCTATTATCACATATTCTTTTATGAAGATTATATCTGGTTTATACTTTTTATTTTGCCTATATTATTTTTTTACCAGAATTATACTCCTCTAACTTAG
- a CDS encoding reverse transcriptase domain-containing protein: MKAYQLFNNIFKKSNLLRIYTENVQYKAAVGNDKINHRIFKGKLMDETILISKKVFNNSYNFTTYRQKLILKGKKSNPREVSICTIRDKITLVALKEVLQELFKNEIKTSLVQTYIYDIKKTLETNKYDSFIKLDLENYYGTINHKKLFKILGKNIRKKEILTLINKSITTGTCSIGTKCKIKNTLGIPQGLPISNVLSTIYLKNFDKKHLNNKEYKYFRYVDDIFIFCNKENVKTICNSIIEELQIDYKLKVHPIENGSAKSSFGLIKDGFSYLGYVYTGKLFTIRSTTINKMENRLENLLNDYKLKKDKKFFDFVDKFNFKITGFISENEEKYGWLFFFSQLEDLTILYKLDNLVIKLFKRHDLETKNIRKFSKSFHEILYNRDKTKYIPNFSKYTTEEKKEILIKSLGGKVEKFSEDDIKYEFKKYEKSLKKEMERDLQGISYL; this comes from the coding sequence ATGAAAGCTTATCAACTATTCAACAATATTTTTAAGAAAAGTAACTTACTTAGAATATACACTGAAAATGTCCAATATAAAGCTGCAGTAGGGAATGATAAAATAAATCACCGAATTTTTAAAGGTAAGCTAATGGATGAAACAATTCTTATTAGCAAAAAAGTTTTTAATAATAGTTATAACTTTACCACTTATAGACAAAAGTTAATTTTAAAAGGGAAAAAAAGTAACCCAAGAGAGGTTTCAATATGCACAATTAGAGATAAAATAACCCTAGTCGCATTGAAAGAAGTTTTGCAGGAATTATTTAAAAATGAAATAAAGACTAGTTTGGTACAAACATATATATATGATATTAAAAAGACGTTAGAAACAAATAAATATGACAGTTTTATTAAGTTGGATTTAGAGAATTACTATGGCACAATAAATCATAAAAAATTATTTAAAATACTTGGTAAAAATATTCGAAAAAAAGAAATATTAACTTTAATAAATAAATCTATTACCACTGGAACTTGTTCAATTGGGACTAAATGTAAAATTAAAAATACCTTAGGTATTCCACAAGGACTACCAATCTCAAATGTTTTATCTACTATTTATTTAAAAAATTTTGATAAAAAACATTTAAATAATAAAGAATATAAGTATTTTAGATATGTCGATGATATATTTATTTTTTGTAACAAAGAAAACGTTAAAACAATTTGTAATTCTATTATTGAAGAATTACAAATTGATTATAAATTAAAAGTTCATCCAATAGAAAATGGTAGTGCTAAAAGTTCGTTTGGTCTTATAAAAGATGGTTTTTCATATCTTGGATATGTATATACTGGTAAATTATTTACAATTAGATCAACTACAATAAATAAAATGGAAAACCGTTTAGAAAATTTACTAAATGACTATAAATTAAAAAAAGATAAAAAGTTTTTTGATTTTGTTGATAAATTCAACTTTAAAATAACAGGATTTATAAGTGAAAATGAAGAAAAATATGGTTGGCTTTTCTTTTTTTCTCAATTAGAAGATTTAACTATCCTATATAAATTAGATAACTTAGTAATTAAGTTATTTAAACGTCATGATCTCGAAACAAAAAATATAAGAAAATTTTCAAAAAGTTTTCATGAAATACTCTATAATAGAGATAAAACAAAATATATCCCTAATTTTAGCAAGTATACTACTGAAGAAAAAAAAGAGATTTTAATTAAAAGTTTAGGTGGGAAAGTTGAAAAATTTAGTGAAGATGACATTAAATATGAATTTAAAAAATATGAAAAATCATTAAAAAAAGAAATGGAAAGAGATCTTCAAGGTATATCATATTTATAG
- a CDS encoding OmpA family protein — translation MKDKQKEILIEAWKMYQNLAKGFGENSWKIKTLGIGFWSTVIAYGYKNSDAIIYLFSILIVVMFFFIDCGMKTLQYKYIKKSIEVEKGINDYLVGSDSLSFPSNGISTNVEAIQREDYIFLIKLRSWRFWIQYLCMALISIFMLTYSPQNKSVNNINANSNIKYRKNNDFNSNFEKTLIYFNLGESELSISGEKKLEKLQEFTKEIKSVIVIPYTDTTGTNQMNRKISSERGENVQKKLMKIGIPKEKIFISSSNTLLIETSINVKEPLNRTVQMIIEVGTKRK, via the coding sequence ATGAAAGACAAACAAAAAGAAATCCTTATAGAAGCTTGGAAGATGTACCAAAATTTAGCGAAAGGCTTTGGTGAAAATAGTTGGAAAATAAAGACTCTAGGAATCGGTTTTTGGTCAACTGTTATAGCTTATGGATATAAAAATTCAGATGCAATTATCTATTTATTTTCTATTTTAATAGTTGTGATGTTTTTCTTTATTGATTGTGGAATGAAAACGTTGCAGTATAAATATATAAAAAAATCTATTGAAGTTGAAAAAGGTATTAATGATTATTTAGTAGGTAGCGATAGTCTAAGCTTTCCAAGTAATGGCATTTCTACAAATGTAGAGGCTATCCAAAGAGAAGATTATATTTTTTTAATTAAACTGAGGAGCTGGAGATTTTGGATTCAATATTTATGTATGGCACTTATTTCAATATTTATGTTGACTTACTCTCCACAGAATAAATCAGTCAATAATATAAATGCAAATAGTAACATTAAATATAGAAAAAATAATGATTTTAATTCGAATTTTGAAAAAACTTTGATATATTTTAACTTAGGAGAGAGTGAGCTTTCCATTTCAGGGGAAAAAAAATTAGAAAAATTACAAGAATTTACTAAAGAAATAAAGTCAGTAATAGTCATACCTTACACAGATACAACAGGTACAAATCAAATGAATAGAAAAATTAGTAGTGAAAGAGGGGAAAACGTCCAAAAAAAATTGATGAAAATAGGTATCCCAAAAGAAAAAATATTCATATCATCTTCAAATACATTATTAATTGAAACATCTATAAATGTAAAAGAACCTCTTAATAGAACGGTACAAATGATTATTGAAGTAGGAACAAAAAGGAAATAA
- a CDS encoding nucleotidyltransferase domain-containing protein, with amino-acid sequence MYVILIGSVAKNEENENSDIDICRIGTEMLIEKDVKWPKGPISYIDYSIEEFSSLYEKGSLFIYHILKEGLLLNGSEKNWNFLVEKFNFKDTYGEEVEKIKIILQKILEVDIYGSTFLSFYSNLFTLLKNFSIFLLAHQGNFEFNKRKAFNQVLGEKYYELLYYSYNKFERGINSKDNKIDFLSQELAKDVIEYFKNKMEMINNVK; translated from the coding sequence ATGTATGTAATATTGATAGGTTCTGTAGCTAAGAACGAAGAAAATGAAAATAGCGATATAGATATATGTCGAATAGGAACAGAAATGTTAATAGAAAAAGATGTGAAATGGCCTAAGGGACCAATTAGTTATATCGACTATAGTATAGAAGAGTTTAGTTCTCTTTATGAAAAAGGAAGTCTGTTTATTTATCATATCCTCAAAGAGGGCTTATTACTAAATGGATCTGAAAAAAATTGGAATTTTTTAGTAGAAAAATTTAATTTTAAAGATACTTATGGTGAAGAGGTTGAAAAGATAAAAATAATACTCCAAAAGATATTAGAAGTTGACATTTATGGCTCTACATTTTTGTCTTTTTATTCAAATCTTTTTACTTTATTAAAGAATTTTTCTATTTTTTTATTAGCACATCAAGGAAATTTTGAATTCAACAAAAGAAAGGCTTTCAACCAAGTATTGGGTGAGAAATATTATGAATTACTCTATTATTCATACAACAAGTTTGAAAGAGGGATAAATTCGAAAGATAATAAAATAGATTTTTTATCGCAAGAATTAGCAAAAGATGTAATTGAATATTTTAAAAATAAAATGGAGATGATAAATAATGTTAAGTGA
- a CDS encoding GNAT family N-acetyltransferase codes for MIIREVLLEDAERYLQMLKILDEQTNFLMFEPGERKTTLEDQKNIIKYNIENEIPMFLMEVEGKIVGFLKGVRYKCNRMNYNLHIALGILNSHRGKGGGKALMNKVDQWSQNKNIKRIELTVVCDNEKAVNLYKSMGFEIEGIKRSSFRLDGEFVDQYYMGKVY; via the coding sequence ATGATTATAAGAGAAGTATTACTAGAAGATGCAGAAAGATATCTTCAAATGCTCAAAATTTTAGATGAGCAAACAAATTTTTTGATGTTCGAACCGGGCGAAAGAAAAACTACCCTAGAAGATCAAAAAAATATTATTAAATATAATATTGAAAATGAAATCCCTATGTTTTTAATGGAAGTAGAAGGTAAAATTGTTGGATTTTTGAAAGGGGTGAGATACAAATGTAATAGAATGAATTATAATCTACATATTGCTTTAGGTATCCTAAATTCCCATAGAGGAAAAGGCGGGGGAAAAGCATTAATGAATAAAGTGGACCAGTGGTCTCAGAATAAAAATATTAAAAGAATTGAATTAACTGTAGTTTGTGATAATGAAAAAGCGGTAAACTTATATAAGTCTATGGGATTTGAAATTGAAGGTATTAAAAGGTCATCTTTCAGATTAGACGGTGAATTTGTCGATCAATACTATATGGGAAAAGTATATTAA
- a CDS encoding Type 1 glutamine amidotransferase-like domain-containing protein — MMTIYLFSNFNNNFPKDIERNLKDDINIDSFVFIPTVPEDINISEKYFDLTKNLFESIGIDFKISTLLDRRYSSEEAKKIIKSATVIFLSGGDTLNQFKFIKEYQLEKALDEFIGTLMGLSAGAINLGGTSMVFKDNLDSADRIYDGLGISPITVIPHFEPIESHFNEKLFKLSSENLIFGITDNSAIKITSGLQFFGDIYLLDRGKVLKLK, encoded by the coding sequence ATGATGACCATTTATTTATTCAGTAATTTTAACAACAATTTTCCAAAAGATATAGAAAGAAATTTGAAAGATGATATAAATATAGATAGCTTTGTTTTTATCCCGACTGTTCCTGAAGACATTAATATAAGTGAAAAATATTTTGATCTAACTAAGAACTTATTTGAAAGTATTGGAATTGATTTTAAAATCTCTACTTTATTGGATAGAAGGTATTCTTCTGAGGAAGCTAAAAAAATAATAAAAAGTGCTACTGTTATTTTTTTAAGTGGTGGCGATACATTAAATCAATTTAAATTTATCAAGGAATATCAATTGGAGAAAGCACTGGATGAATTTATTGGTACCTTAATGGGCTTGTCTGCTGGAGCTATTAATTTAGGTGGAACATCTATGGTGTTTAAAGATAATTTAGACAGTGCTGATAGGATATATGATGGATTAGGAATTAGTCCAATTACCGTCATTCCTCATTTTGAACCAATTGAGAGTCATTTTAATGAAAAATTATTTAAATTATCCAGTGAGAATTTAATTTTTGGTATAACTGACAACAGTGCAATAAAAATAACTTCAGGTTTGCAATTTTTTGGTGATATCTATTTATTGGACAGAGGAAAGGTGTTAAAATTAAAATAA
- a CDS encoding toxin-antitoxin system YwqK family antitoxin, with protein sequence MKKILLLLLLLISVIKISLISYRKSIDQNQSYERSIEPERHFKNKLKNAEVIGYCENGKVMFKGNYKNGKKDGEWLTYYKGGEIKFKTNYKGGERDGESITYNKNGEVKLKMNYKDGEKVD encoded by the coding sequence ATGAAAAAAATACTATTACTGCTGTTATTATTGATATCAGTGATTAAAATAAGTTTAATTAGTTATAGAAAATCAATTGATCAAAATCAATCATATGAACGAAGTATTGAACCTGAGAGACATTTTAAAAATAAATTAAAAAATGCAGAAGTTATTGGATACTGTGAAAACGGAAAGGTTATGTTTAAAGGAAATTATAAAAATGGGAAAAAAGATGGAGAATGGCTCACTTATTATAAAGGCGGAGAAATAAAATTTAAAACAAACTATAAAGGCGGAGAAAGAGACGGAGAATCAATTACCTATAATAAAAATGGAGAAGTTAAACTGAAAATGAATTATAAAGATGGGGAAAAAGTTGATTAA